GCTCCTGAAATTTCTGAACATCCATGTCGTGGGGTACGCATCCGATTCTCCTGAAGATGAAATAGTCATGCTGACCGGGCCGGATGATGATCCCCGGCTCATTGTTTGCGCCATCCCGTATCTCAGAGACCGCGATATCCGCACCGCCGAGGCCGGTGAGAGCCTTGAGGACAAGGAGAGAAAAATCATAGAAGGGATCAGGGCTCATTACCGGATGGTGTATGAGGCGGCCGAACAGAAACGCTCCACGCTGAAAAAGCCCGTTCCGATTGTCGCCATGGGGCATCTGTTCACCGCAGGCGGCCAGACCATTGATGGCGATGGAGTGCGCGAACTGTATATCGGCTCCCTTTTAAAGGTCGGAACAGATGTGTTTCCCGAACATATCGACTACCTTGCCTTGGGGCATCTTCATATTCCTCAAACGGTGGGCGGTTCAGATTTCATACGCTATTCAGGTTCACCCCTGCCCATCGGCTTCGGGGAGGCTGAACAGGAAAAGAGCGTGGTCCTCGTGGACTTTTCGGGTAATGCGCCCACTGTCGCAACTATTCCAGTACCCAGGTTCCAGGAACTGAAGACCCTGCAAGGGGATTGGCCAACCATCGCACGAAATATCGAAGAACTAAAGTCCGGGGGGAGCAACGCCTGGCTGGAGATAGTATATGAAGGAGATGAGATAGCCGGCAGCCTCCGCGAGCGCCTGGATGAGGCAATCGAAGGGACCGGCATAGAGATCCTCCGCGTCAAGAACAACCGGGTGCTGGAACGCGCCATGAGCGGAATGGATGTGGATGAAACACTCGACGATCTGGATGCAACAGACGTGTTCAAACGCTGCCTTGAATCGCACGAAGTCCCGGAGGATCAGCGGCCGGCGCTTTTGAGCGCCTACCGGGAAATCATAGTCTCCCTCAACGAGCAAGACCAGATGGCTGAATAGGAGAAAGGGGAATGAAGATACTTGGTGTCCGGTTCAAGAACCTGAACTCACTCACGGGCGAATGGCAGGTTGATTTCACCCACCCGGATTATTCGTCTAACGGCATATTCGCCATCACAGGCCCCACGGGATCAGGAAAGACGACCATCCTGGATGCCATCTGCCTCGGGCTTTACGGCCGGACGCCCCGCCTGGACAAGGTTACGAAAAGCAGCAACGAGATCATGTCGCGTCAGACAGGTGAATGTTTTTCCGAAGTTACATTTGAGACGCAGAAGGGCCGTTACCGTTGCCACTGGAGCCAGTATCGCGCCCGGAAAAGATCCGATGGTGCATTACAACAGGCAAAACATGAAATAGCCGATGCCGATTCCGGGGCCGTCCTGGAATCAAAAATAAACCAGGTAGGTGAATTTATCGAGAAGGCCACGGGCATGGACTTCGAGCGTTTCACCCGTTCGATGCTGCTGGCCCAGGGGGGATTCGCGGCCTTTCTCCAGGCCCCTCCCGACGAGCGGGCGCCCATCCTGGAGCAGATCACCGGGACCGAAATCTACAGTCAGGTATCCATGAAAGTTCATCAACGCCGCACGGAAGAACACAACAACCTTGAGATATTGCAGGCCGAGCTGAAAGGAATCCAGGTTTTAAACGAAGATGAAGAAAGGGGACTGCAATCCGTCCTGAAAGAAAAGCAAGGCCAGGAGACGGAACTTGCCGGAAAAGTGAGTGAAATGCGCAAGGCCCTGACCTGGATCGAGGGGATGGTTGCCTTGGAGAAAGAGCTGGTAGAACTGGACAAGAAACAGCAGGATTTTGAGAAGCGCCGGCAGGAGTTTGATTCGGAATCAAAAAAGCTGGAAAAATCCCGCAAGGCCCTCGGTCTTGAAGGAGATTACAGAGGGGTTGCCGCTTTACGTGCGGAGCAGGACAATGAGACAAAGGAGGTTAATGGCGCAATTGCGATTCTGCCTGAAAAGGATAAGGCCTGCGCAGCCGCGTTGACGGCAAAAAAAACCGCTGAGGCCCGGTTGGATGAGGCGCGAGCCAGGCAGACATCGGAAACTGAAGTCATCAAGAAGGTGAGGGAGATCGACGCCCGGCTGGGTGAACAGAAAAAGCAGCTCGCAGAGAAAAACAAGGCAATCGGAGAAATCGAAAAACAGGGGGAAGGCTACAGAAGCCTTGTCAAAAGCGGTGAACAGGAACTGAAAAAGGCTCATGCCGCCCTGAAAGCTATCCGTGAATACCAGGCAAAACACGCTGCCGATGCCGCGTTGATGACCAACCTCAGCGCCATCGAGAGGGGATTTGCGTCGTTTCGGAATGTTGAGACAAAGCATGTGGAGGCATTGAAAGAACTTTCCGCTACGGCGGGGAAAAAGGAGTCCGCCCTTGCCGGTTGCCGCAAGATAGAAGCCGATCATGAAAAATCCCGCCAGGAATTTGAGAAAGGACAAAGTGAACTTAAGCACCTGACTGATGAAATCACGGCCATCCTCAGGGGACGTGAAATCAGCCAGTGGCGCCATGATATGGACGTCTTTAAAGACCGCGAGCGTCTTTTGATCCAGACAGGCGAGACCATTGCACGGATTGACAAGACATACACTGCGCTGGACAGCCTGAAATCGGGCATTGAAAAATTAAAAGCCGGTAATGTGAAACTCTTAGATGAGATAAAATCAAGCGCCGATAAAAAAGCGCTTCTGGAAAAAACTATTGTAACCCTGGAAACGCAGGTATCGCTTCTCAGCCGTATCCGTGACCTTGAGGAAGAAAGGAAACAACTTGAAGACGGCAAACCATGCCCGCTGTGCGGCGCTACCGATCATCCTTATGCGAAGGGGAATGTCCCGGTCTTGAACGAGGCGGAGGCGGAGCTTCAAAAAACGAAGGATGAATGCAAAAAGGCGTCTCGTCATCTGAACAAGCTGGAAGCCGACCGGGTTCGGACCGCAACTGAAATCCAGCATACTGAAAAAGAGATGACGGAGAAGAATGCGACGCTGGACGCCGACGAAAAACAGTGCGCTGACGCCCTGTTGAGACTGAATATCAAGGCCGCGCCGGAAGAACGCGCCAGTAAGGTGCACGAAGAGATTGCAGGCGGTCAGGCGAAAATTGCTGAAACATCCGGCATTATCGCCATCGCCGAAGAGAATGGCAAAAAGGAGAAGTCAGCGCAAACTGCCCTGGAAAAAATAAGGGAGAAGTTTGACAACTCAGACAAGGCCTTACAGGAGGCCAGACACAACCTGGAGACGGCCGATCGTGATCATGAACGGCTGACCAAAGATTGCGCCTCCCTGGCGGAAGAGACTCAAAAGGCCCGTAACGATACCCTTAAGGATGTTGAACCCTTTGGAGTCAGTCAGATTCCGTTAGACAGCCTTGACACTATACTGAAAAACCTGAGAACGCGCAAAGAAGGATGGCAGGCGAAGGAGGCTGAAAAAACCACGCTGGAGAAACAGATCCATGAACTGAAAGCGGAGATTGAGAAATATAATGCCCTCCTGGGCAGCCTGGAAGAAGACTTGGCGGCAAGGCGCAAAGATCGTG
The Desulfovibrionales bacterium genome window above contains:
- a CDS encoding exonuclease SbcCD subunit D C-terminal domain-containing protein — protein: MKLLHTSDWHIGRALYGRKRYEELKAFLDWLAGLIEDENIDVLLVAGDVFDNSTPSNYVQTLYYRFLYRVAAAPNRHVVVTAGNHDSPSFLNAPRELLKFLNIHVVGYASDSPEDEIVMLTGPDDDPRLIVCAIPYLRDRDIRTAEAGESLEDKERKIIEGIRAHYRMVYEAAEQKRSTLKKPVPIVAMGHLFTAGGQTIDGDGVRELYIGSLLKVGTDVFPEHIDYLALGHLHIPQTVGGSDFIRYSGSPLPIGFGEAEQEKSVVLVDFSGNAPTVATIPVPRFQELKTLQGDWPTIARNIEELKSGGSNAWLEIVYEGDEIAGSLRERLDEAIEGTGIEILRVKNNRVLERAMSGMDVDETLDDLDATDVFKRCLESHEVPEDQRPALLSAYREIIVSLNEQDQMAE
- a CDS encoding AAA family ATPase produces the protein MKILGVRFKNLNSLTGEWQVDFTHPDYSSNGIFAITGPTGSGKTTILDAICLGLYGRTPRLDKVTKSSNEIMSRQTGECFSEVTFETQKGRYRCHWSQYRARKRSDGALQQAKHEIADADSGAVLESKINQVGEFIEKATGMDFERFTRSMLLAQGGFAAFLQAPPDERAPILEQITGTEIYSQVSMKVHQRRTEEHNNLEILQAELKGIQVLNEDEERGLQSVLKEKQGQETELAGKVSEMRKALTWIEGMVALEKELVELDKKQQDFEKRRQEFDSESKKLEKSRKALGLEGDYRGVAALRAEQDNETKEVNGAIAILPEKDKACAAALTAKKTAEARLDEARARQTSETEVIKKVREIDARLGEQKKQLAEKNKAIGEIEKQGEGYRSLVKSGEQELKKAHAALKAIREYQAKHAADAALMTNLSAIERGFASFRNVETKHVEALKELSATAGKKESALAGCRKIEADHEKSRQEFEKGQSELKHLTDEITAILRGREISQWRHDMDVFKDRERLLIQTGETIARIDKTYTALDSLKSGIEKLKAGNVKLLDEIKSSADKKALLEKTIVTLETQVSLLSRIRDLEEERKQLEDGKPCPLCGATDHPYAKGNVPVLNEAEAELQKTKDECKKASRHLNKLEADRVRTATEIQHTEKEMTEKNATLDADEKQCADALLRLNIKAAPEERASKVHEEIAGGQAKIAETSGIIAIAEENGKKEKSAQTALEKIREKFDNSDKALQEARHNLETADRDHERLTKDCASLAEETQKARNDTLKDVEPFGVSQIPLDSLDTILKNLRTRKEGWQAKEAEKTTLEKQIHELKAEIEKYNALLGSLEEDLAARRKDRDDLKMEYESLCASRRELFREKNADQEEKRLGDAVDNAGKALEKALEEYGQIGKEISALKEKINLLKVKIGNRAKELAQAGPKLMERIKTAGFEDEADYLSSRLSEEERDILADKEKRLIKEKTELDARRKDKSEALASEREKNLTDQSMEALKENISACDSELKQIRLDIGGIIKSLSENEKLREKQQERIKSIETRKKECARWDDLHQLIGSADGKKFRNFAQGLTFEMMTAHANRRLRKMTDRYLLIRNSSQPLELNVIDNYQAGEIRSTKNLSGGESFIVSLALALGLSHMASRNVRVDSLFLDEGFGTLDEDALETALETLAGLQQGGKLIGVISHVTALKERINTQIQVIPETGGRSNLSGPGCRRI